The genome window CTCTGCATCTTTCACTGGGCTTCGCTGAGATTCTTGGGCATCATTGCGTGCACGTGGAGCTGTCTCCTTAAACCGTCGGGAGACGTCATTTCCTCGAACCATCCGAAACCCCCATTAAGCGCCCTTCACCTCCGACCACCACCAACGACCCCGCGCACGAAGGATCGCCCATCATGGCTGCCGTGCCCGATACCAGGCATACTAAGTCCGTAATCCTCAACCATCTTGAGACTTTGTGGCCCAATCGTGGCAGCCTCCCCGACTTTGCGACTGTGCACTGACACTCTATGAAGGACCGACCAGGAGTTGGCGATCAACATCAAGAAGGCCACGAACCCCGACGAGACGGCGCCGAAGCGGAAACATGTGCGCAGCTGCATTGTGTACACATGGGACCACCGGTCTTCTCAGGCCTTCTGGGCTGGGATGAAGGTGTAAGTGAACTGTTGTAAGTCGGGAGATGGCCCGATCGCTGACAGACGGCGCCGCGTTGTAGGCAACCCATTCTTGCCGACGAAGTTCAGACTTTCAAAGCTCTGATTACGGTCCACAAAGTCCTCCAAGAAGGACACCCGAACACGCTGAGGGAGGCCATGGCGCAGAGAGGTTGGATCGACAGCTTGAATCGCGGCATGGGAGGAGAGGGAGTGCGCGGATACAGCCCTTTGATCCGGGAATACGTTTACTACCTCCTGGCGAAGCTTTCTTTCCACCAGCAGCATCCCGAGTTTAACGGAACCTTCGAATACGAGGAGTACCTCAGCTTGAAGGCCATCAACGACCCCAATGAGGGGTATGAGACAATCACAGACTTGATGACACTGCAAGATAAGATTGAGCAGTTCCAGAAGTTGATCTTCTCACACTTCCGTCACGTTGGAAATAACGAGTGTCGTATTTCCTCTCTTGTGCCCCTCGTGCAGGAGAGCTACGGTATTTACAAGTTTATCACAAGCATGCTTCGCGCCATGCACTCGAGTAAGTTGCATCGGAACCCCCCCCTAGGCGGGCAAGGGTGATTTCGCTAATCGGGCACAGCCACCGGCGACGTCGAGGCGCTTTCGCCCCTACGAGAACGATACGATGCCCAACATTACCGCCTCGTCAAGTTCTACTACGAGTGCTCCAACCTGCGCTATCTGACCAGCTTGATAACGATCCCCAAGCTGCCGCAAGACCCTCCCAACCTGTTGGCGGAAGACGACGAGGCACCCGCACTTCCGGCGCGCCCGAAGCAGGAAATTGAGAGACGCCCCACTCCACCCCCTGAACCGAAATCACAGGAGCCAGATGATATTTCCGAATTCTGGAAGAACGAGCTGGAGCGCCAGAACCGAGAGTACGAAGAGCAGCAGAGAGTCCTCGAGGAACAACAGCGTCAGCAGATGTTGATGCAGCAACAGGCGCAGCAGCAGGCACAACGGGACTTTGAGGAGCAGCAGCGACAGTTGGCGGAGCAGCAGCGCAGGGAGCAGGAGGCCCTGATGCAGCAGCAAATGCAGTATCAGACCCAGGGTCGGCTTGCAGAGTTAGAACAGGAGAACTTCAATGCGAGAGCCCAGTATGAGCGTGACCAGCTTATGCTCCAGCAATACGACCAGAGGGTCAAGGGTCTGGAGAATGAGCTTGCACAGATCCAGGGACATTACGGCCAACAGATCACGAGCAAAGATGAGCAAATCAGAGCTCTACAGGAGCAGGTTAACACGTGGCGGACGAAGTACGAAGCGCTCGCAAAGCTGTACTCCCAGCTTCGCCACGAGCACTTGGATCTGCTCCAAAAGTTCAAGTCTGTGCAGCTCAAGGCTGCCTCGGCTCAGGAGGCCATTGAGCGGCGAGAGAAGCTTGAACGCGAGATCAAGACGAAGAACCTTGAGCTCGCTGATATGATCAGAGAGAGGGACCGCGCGCTCCATGACAAGGACCGCCTGCAGGGCGCCAACAAGGATGAGCTCGAAAAGCTCAAGCGAGAGCTCCGCATGGCCCTGGATCGTGCCGATAACATCGAGAGAAGCAAAGGAAACGAGCTCTCAACAATGTTGTCTAAGTACAACCGTGAGATGGCCGATCTCGAGGAGGCCCTGCGACTCAAGTCTCGCGCTCTGGACGACGCCCAGGCCAAGATCAGGAATGGAGACTCTGACCTTGAACAGCTTCTTCGCGACAAGGAGGAGGAGTTGGAAGTCTACAAGGCCGGCATGGATCAGACACTTATCGAGCTCAACGAGCTGAAGTTGAACCAAGGCGATACCGACACCGTTATTGACGGACAGATTGATGCCTTGATCATGGCCAACCTGGACAAGATCAACGACATCATCGACTCTGTGCTGCAATCCGGTGTGCAGAGAGTAGATGATGCGCTTTACGAGTTGGATTCAACGATGCAGGCAGGAAACCAGAACGCTTCTCCATCCTACGTGCTCTCGCAGATTGAGAAGGCCTCGTCCAGCGCCATGGAGTTTGCTACCGCATTCAACAACTTCATCGCCGACGGCCCCAACGCGACACACGCCGAGCTTATCAAGGCCATCAACGTCTTTGCTGGTGCTCTTGCGGATGTCTGCAGCAACGCCAAGGGTATCACCCGTCTGGCAACCGACGAGAAGAAGAGCGATGCTCTGATGAACGGCACCCGGCAGTCCGCTTCTTCCACCGTCAAATTCTTCCGCGGCCTTCAGAGCTTCCGCCTGGAGGGCATGGATCCCATCCAGAAGACCGACGTTGTCATCAACAGCAATAACGAGGTGCAGATGAACCTTCAGAAGCTGAACAAGCTTGTCGAGACATTCGCGCCCAACACTGGCAAGCTCGCGGGCAAGGGCGACTTGGGCGATATTGTCGATTCCGAACTCAGCAAGGCGGCCGATGCCATCGCGGCCGCTGCTGCTCGCCTCGCCAAGCTGAAGAACAAGCCTCGCGAAGGGTACTCTACCTACGAGCTCAAGGTCCACGACGGCATTCTCGATGCCGCCATGGCCATCACCAACGCCATTGCGCAGCTGATCAAGGCCGCCACGGTGACGCAGCAGGAGATTGTTCAGGCAGGCCGAGGTTCGTCCTCGAGAACCGCCTTCTACAAGAAGAACAACAGATGGACCGAGGGTCTTATTTCAGCCGCCAAGGCCGTGGCGTCCTCCACCAACACCCTGATCGAGACCGCAGACGGCGTCTTGTCGAACCGCAACAGCCCCGAGCAGCTCATTGTGGCATCCAACGACGTGGCAGCCTCCACGGCTCAGCTCGTCGCCGCCAGCAGAGTCAAGGCTGGCTTCATGTCCAAGAGCCAAGAGAACCTCGAGCAGGCCAGCAAGGCTGTCGGTGCTGCATGCAGGGCGCTCGTGCGCCAGGTGCAGAACATGATCAAGGACCGCAACGCGGAGGACGAGGCGGTCGACTACTCCAAGCTCGGAGCCCACGAGTTCAAGGTCCGGGAGATGGAGCAACAGGTACGTTTAATTGATTCGCGCATCGTGAACTATGCCAACTGCCGTATAACGCCGGTGGCCGGAGACAACTCCGTCGCAGCCATCCTCGTCATTTGCGGCTAGTGCCTTGCTTGGCGACCGAAAGAGAAAAGAGAAATGCTGACGCGTGCGGCGCTACCACTTTTAGGTCGAGATTCTGCAGTTGGAGAACTCCCTCTCGGCCGCAAGACACAGGCTAGGAGAGATGCGCAAGATCTCTTACCAGGAGGACTAGGGGGTTGCCGCGCCGACAAAGTGAGCCACAGTATCCGTAGCGGCAGTCATTTTTTACGTTCCACGGCCCGGAGTTGGACTCCGACGAGAGGGAGAAGGAGCGCGAATCTTTTGTGGATTACGGGGTCGCCTTCTTCTCGCAGTTCTATCTGGAATCATCGTACCTCGGTGTACTTCGGTCGTTTCTTCTTCGCAAAAGGACTGGAGGGGAGGTGTTTGTTTATCATTTGAACATGCTTCTTCATTGAAGATCTATCTCTCCTCCATTCCCGGTAGATAAATCCGGAGTGGGGCGAAGATCTCTTCTCGTGTGAGGTGATGGGAGCATAGGTCATCTATTTGATACAAGTTTTTTGTTGAACCTCCCTTTCTTGTGCCGGCTGTGTTGAATCTGCTTGAGCGTTTACCCAGAGCAGGGCGACTAGCAGATGTGACGATGTTCTGAGGGAAACTCTACGGTACATTCAAGCCTCGTTACCTCAACCCTTAACCCTTAACCCGGTCTTCGGGTCTCCGGATCTATCTCCGGATCTAGTCCCAGATCTCGTCTCCCGTTCAAAAAGTGCCTGGTAAGTCAAGCGTGGCTTTTTTCTCGGCTTTCCTCACATGGCTATGCGAGGCTTGCACCCAAATTTCCTACCTATCGTACTTCCTCCACACCCCGTGATGGCGTACCCGGAACCACGACGGATTCAGGGTTCATGCTCCGGACCATCTATCCTGCACTGGTTCATGCGAATCGGCGGTGCGCGGGTTCGGTTGTCGCTAGTAGCGGACCACGCATGGCAAGGCAAGGCTGAAAACGGACGAAGGAGGGATGAGGGGTGGAAAAGGGGGACAACAAAACTCCTCCAGCCTTTTTTATGTTCCCTTGTCAAGCCCCTCCGTTGGAAGTTGACCCAGGCTAAGAAGAAGCCTAAATGTGTAATCTTTGGACGCCTCTTTTCTCGCGCACCCTAAGCTTTCACCCCCTCCCCTTTTGATAGTCCGGTAGAGGGAACACGTCCGATTGAGCGGCATTATACATCCTCCCACCCTGCCTTGCCTTACAGACCTGGTGCCTTGGGATTTTGCAGCGGGTTTATTCCGGAGGGGTTGCGCGTGGCTTGAAGCCATTCCCTCCATCCCCCACCTACTAAGCACCTACCCTAGGAACACAATCAGAACCCGTGAGAAGATGGTTTGCCCTGTCAACCCGGTTCTCGGAGACGTGAGGAGAAAAACGAAAAGCCAAAGCTAGGCTGTGGATGGCATCGTTGTATCATCGTCACACCTGTGGCGTTTGCAAAGTCCACCCCTCCCTCTGAAGCCTAACCGGGAAAAGCCTCTAGAGAGAATGAGAGGAGAGTGAAGAGTGAAATATGAACAAGTATCTCGAGACGACGGTTGAGGTACCCTCCCCTCTCATGAAGATCCCAAGCTTCCCTAGCACGCCCAGCGAGACTCTTGAATCGGTCCCTGGAATTCGGTTAGCACTGTGGCATTTTTGGAATCATTTTCTCTGCGTCTTGCGGGATTACCGGGAAGATGGCCCGGTTAGAATTTTGGAGAGAATGAAGTATGACGATGTCATGTTGTCTCCTTCTCATATCATCATCATATGAAATGTAAAGTTGTGTTACACTAGTTGTCTTGGAGGTGTTGGAGAAGCTACCCCACGACGAGGAACATAGATATTTCTCTCCATGTTTCTCTGAACCTGTGTTAGATATGGTTCACTGAGGCCCAATCTACCTAGGAGAATCTCATGGTTTCTTCGAAATTCGCTACAGTTTCTCATTTCCTTGGGTCTTCAGAAGTAATCATGTCAAACAGCAGCAAACATCTCACGCTCTTCGAGGCATTGACATCCAAGCGACCGTATCAAAAAGATAGACTCTCATCGGCGTCACCGTAAATCATTCACAACAGTCGGATACGCGCGTTACCCCTTCATTCTATGTTTTACGCAAGAAAGGGCGTATATCCAACATGCCCTGTCCAATTGTCCCGTGAAAGCCGTCCGACCCGCCTGGGCAGCTCTAGCACCCTCCCTAGATCATTCCTCCCCGACCCAATCGCCGTCGTTCCAGCTGTCACTGTCGAAAAAGAATTCATTGGCGAAGAAGAAAAATCCCACGGCACGCAACGAAACAAGTTGGTCTCCTGCGGTCGAGCTTGACGTTTTGCGTCGATGCGGCACGCGGCTTGGCCTTGGTATTTCTCCGCAACCGAAGCCGTGTAAGCGAGCCATCCAGCCAGCCCAACGACGGGAAGTAAGGTAGTAGTAGTGCTGGGCTCTGCAGTCTACCCaaatctctctctctcagacACTTGACTCAGGTCTAAGCCGTCCGAGATCCCGCGTTGACTCAGACACTAGAGTTCCCGTGCCGGCACCAAGCCTCCCGCTGCTTCGGAGAAGGGCCCGGCTCCCCGAGATCTGGCGCGGGCCCTCTTCAGGCTTCAAGCGCGAGTCCACCTCCCGAAGGTTCCCGGGGTCTCCGCTGTCCGTCCGAAGTCGAGGCTTCCAACTTCATCAGCGGGGCCCGTGGCTTCGACGGCTTGAGAGGAACGCGCACTCCCCCCCTTCGTCGGAAGATGCCCACCTAATCACACATCGACTCCTCTCGTTGCTGTCCTCTCGTGGTGTCTTCCAGAAGAAAGAAGATAGCATGTAGCTATATTCCCATCGGACGCTAGTCGGTAAGCAGCAATGCGCTTGTTTTCGACCCCTCTACGACGTATCTCTGTGAATGATCCAGGCGGAGAAGAGACTGATTCCAGGTCGACCGCACTGACGCTATGAGAACGATCGAGAACCAAAGCATTTTCCTATTCCGTTCATCAAACGTTCACCTAGTCTTCGTCCGTCAGGTTACCCCAGAGTCTGAAAATACAGGGCAACCTAGGATGACCTAGTTTGGTAGTCAGCAAAAGAGGTTTGAGCGTCGAAAGCTCGCCCAGTCAGCGAATTTCGAGTATTCTAGCTCGTTTATTTTGCCTGCAAAAAGACTCTGTATTTACAATCAATTAAGATTCTCCGTAAAAGGATCGACTGCAAGGCGGGCATCATCCCTACTGTGGCCTCTTGAGGGCCGATAAGGCTTTTTTGATTGATGGCGGTACGTGCTCTCGCCCGGTTCATTTCAGTCGCCCTTCGTCGCCAGGGAAGCAGACTCGGTAAAAGAGCCTTCACATTGGCGGGAACCCGCTGAAGGCGACCAGGAGGAGATGGCTACCGGGTTCCTGGTGAAGAATGGCTTCTTTTGTTGAGTTAGCGCAAGCTTTGGCGCCTTCATCCTGCTCAAGATTGTGCCATGTTGCCGAGACGCCAAGGTTAGGTGAGACGCCATGTTAGTCCCAGAGAAACCGTTTGCTTTACGTTATTGGCACGGTTTGATGAAAGTTGAGTCGTCTACTCCCTGGCCGAGACGTCTTGCCTTGCTCCCTTTGATCCCGGTCGCTCAGCCCTGCTCGGAGGCCACGAGATGAAGGTTCGGTCCCGAAGTCGAGCCGGACAAGAGGTGTCCACACAAACAAGGAAGTACAGGTGATGGACAGGGCTAGGGGGAAGCGTTGAAGTGAGCCTGCAAGCAATCCGATTAGGACGCATCCTTGAGTTTATGAACGGCGACCAAAAGACTTGGGGCGGGGCAGTCCAGGGGTTGCTCGCAGCCACGTCGAAAATGGCTGCTGGAAGGCTCGGATCGCAGCCTGTCACGGATTCACGATCTTTGTGACAAAAGAGTTGTGTGACCACACGTAAATGATCCATTCTTCGACCAAGAGCCACCGAAGCGCGGCCGTATAAGTCGCCAATGGTCCTGCCTCATAGAAGGCGCCTGTACAGCACGTATGGCAGCATCTTCGCGCGATAAATTCCCCACGTAACGTAGTCTCCATTCGTATCCTGAGGGCGGC of Colletotrichum lupini chromosome 8, complete sequence contains these proteins:
- a CDS encoding SLA2, with product MAAVPDTRHTKTDQELAINIKKATNPDETAPKRKHVRSCIVYTWDHRSSQAFWAGMKVQPILADEVQTFKALITVHKVLQEGHPNTLREAMAQRGWIDSLNRGMGGEGVRGYSPLIREYVYYLLAKLSFHQQHPEFNGTFEYEEYLSLKAINDPNEGYETITDLMTLQDKIEQFQKLIFSHFRHVGNNECRISSLVPLVQESYGIYKFITSMLRAMHSTTGDVEALSPLRERYDAQHYRLVKFYYECSNLRYLTSLITIPKLPQDPPNLLAEDDEAPALPARPKQEIERRPTPPPEPKSQEPDDISEFWKNELERQNREYEEQQRVLEEQQRQQMLMQQQAQQQAQRDFEEQQRQLAEQQRREQEALMQQQMQYQTQGRLAELEQENFNARAQYERDQLMLQQYDQRVKGLENELAQIQGHYGQQITSKDEQIRALQEQVNTWRTKYEALAKLYSQLRHEHLDLLQKFKSVQLKAASAQEAIERREKLEREIKTKNLELADMIRERDRALHDKDRLQGANKDELEKLKRELRMALDRADNIERSKGNELSTMLSKYNREMADLEEALRLKSRALDDAQAKIRNGDSDLEQLLRDKEEELEVYKAGMDQTLIELNELKLNQGDTDTVIDGQIDALIMANLDKINDIIDSVLQSGVQRVDDALYELDSTMQAGNQNASPSYVLSQIEKASSSAMEFATAFNNFIADGPNATHAELIKAINVFAGALADVCSNAKGITRLATDEKKSDALMNGTRQSASSTVKFFRGLQSFRLEGMDPIQKTDVVINSNNEVQMNLQKLNKLVETFAPNTGKLAGKGDLGDIVDSELSKAADAIAAAAARLAKLKNKPREGYSTYELKVHDGILDAAMAITNAIAQLIKAATVTQQEIVQAGRGSSSRTAFYKKNNRWTEGLISAAKAVASSTNTLIETADGVLSNRNSPEQLIVASNDVAASTAQLVAASRVKAGFMSKSQENLEQASKAVGAACRALVRQVQNMIKDRNAEDEAVDYSKLGAHEFKVREMEQQVEILQLENSLSAARHRLGEMRKISYQED